Proteins encoded by one window of Lactobacillus sp. ESL0684:
- a CDS encoding ribonuclease III domain-containing protein yields the protein MTKIKKLTEEQVNPDTLNGQTLAYLGDAVYEIRIRQHLIKGGIVKPQVLQREATYYVSAKAQAALITKLQADDLLTADELATYRRGRNAKSHTKAKNTSLATYQMSTGFEAVWGYLELLGQEARIAELTSWCIKTVEEGGIEQYDFN from the coding sequence GTGACTAAAATTAAAAAATTAACAGAAGAGCAAGTCAATCCAGATACGTTAAATGGTCAAACTTTGGCTTATTTGGGTGATGCAGTTTATGAAATTAGAATTAGACAGCACTTAATTAAAGGCGGAATTGTTAAGCCCCAGGTTTTGCAACGTGAGGCAACCTACTATGTTTCAGCTAAAGCCCAAGCAGCTTTAATTACTAAATTACAAGCTGATGATTTGCTAACAGCAGATGAATTAGCTACATATCGCCGCGGACGCAATGCTAAAAGTCATACCAAGGCTAAAAATACTAGTTTGGCTACCTATCAGATGTCAACTGGGTTTGAAGCCGTTTGGGGTTATTTAGAACTATTAGGACAGGAAGCGCGCATTGCGGAATTAACTTCGTGGTGCATTAAGACAGTAGAGGAAGGTGGAATTGAGCAATATGACTTCAACTGA
- the cysS gene encoding cysteine--tRNA ligase, translating to MKIYNTLTKQKEEFKPIKPGQISMYVCGPTVYNYIHIGNARSVVAFDTIRRYFEYQGYQVNYVSNFTDVDDKMINEAQTEETTVPKLAERYIAAYLADTKALNVEPATLHPRATEEIPAIIAFIQKLIAKGYAYESHGDVYYRTKKFENYGQLSSQNIAELEEGASQHTNVREQERKEDPIDFALWKAQKAPDEIAWNSPWGLGRPGWHVECSVMATKYLGETIDIHGGGQDLEFPHHENEIAQSEAATGKQFVHYWLHNGFVTVGNQQEKMSKSLHNFVTVHDLLQDVDAQVLRFFMASVQYRKQINYSAKNLEQAQIILQRFKNTLTNLAYRLTDNTSSQPAKQLEQALAETKQKFDSAMNDDFNVQNALAAIYDFLPIINAHLSEAEVDKPVLKQVQQALTTWLAIFGIDTSNLIAKEADDDKQVAELIAKREQARQNKDWALSDQIRDQLKQMGITIQDTAQGTRWSRD from the coding sequence ATGAAGATTTATAATACTTTGACCAAGCAAAAAGAAGAATTTAAGCCAATTAAACCGGGGCAAATTTCGATGTATGTTTGTGGCCCGACTGTCTACAATTACATTCATATTGGCAATGCCCGCAGTGTTGTTGCTTTTGACACTATTAGACGTTATTTTGAATATCAGGGCTATCAGGTGAATTATGTTTCAAATTTTACTGATGTTGATGATAAGATGATTAATGAAGCACAAACTGAAGAAACGACGGTACCTAAGCTAGCTGAGCGTTATATTGCGGCTTATTTAGCTGATACTAAAGCACTAAATGTTGAGCCAGCAACTTTGCATCCGCGTGCAACTGAAGAAATACCAGCGATTATTGCCTTTATTCAGAAGTTAATTGCTAAAGGATATGCATATGAAAGTCATGGTGACGTTTATTATCGTACCAAAAAATTTGAAAATTATGGTCAACTAAGTAGTCAAAATATTGCAGAGCTTGAAGAAGGCGCTTCGCAACACACTAATGTCCGTGAGCAAGAGCGTAAGGAAGACCCAATTGACTTTGCCTTGTGGAAAGCACAAAAAGCTCCTGATGAAATTGCGTGGAATTCTCCTTGGGGCTTGGGCCGTCCCGGTTGGCATGTGGAATGCTCTGTTATGGCTACTAAATATTTGGGTGAAACCATTGATATCCATGGTGGTGGTCAAGACTTGGAATTTCCACATCATGAAAATGAGATCGCTCAAAGTGAAGCTGCAACTGGCAAGCAATTTGTCCACTATTGGCTCCATAATGGCTTTGTAACGGTGGGTAATCAGCAAGAAAAAATGTCTAAGTCACTGCATAATTTTGTGACTGTTCATGACTTACTGCAAGATGTTGATGCACAGGTGTTGCGCTTCTTTATGGCTAGCGTGCAGTATCGCAAGCAGATTAATTATTCGGCTAAAAATTTAGAGCAGGCACAGATTATCTTGCAGCGCTTTAAGAACACCTTGACTAATTTGGCTTATCGATTAACTGATAATACGTCAAGCCAACCAGCAAAGCAACTTGAACAAGCTTTAGCTGAGACTAAACAAAAATTTGATTCCGCAATGAACGATGACTTTAATGTGCAAAATGCTCTAGCGGCAATTTATGATTTTTTACCAATAATTAATGCACATCTTAGTGAAGCTGAGGTGGATAAACCAGTCTTAAAACAAGTACAACAAGCATTAACCACTTGGTTAGCAATTTTTGGAATTGATACGTCAAATTTAATTGCCAAGGAAGCTGATGATGACAAACAAGTTGCTGAATTAATTGCTAAGCGCGAGCAAGCAAGACAGAATAAAGACTGGGCATTAAGCGACCAGATCCGTGACCAATTAAAGCAAATGGGAATAACTATTCAAGATACTGCTCAAGGAACGAGGTGGAGTCGTGACTAA
- a CDS encoding phosphate ABC transporter substrate-binding protein, whose translation MRKNNLGSLLTLILFVPLLLVGCSKDQAKITVVGASSVQPLVEQAGNDYHLAHLSSNIVVQGGGSGTGLSQVQAGAVEIGTADVFAETQPGINARKLVDHQIAVVGIVPIANKDVGVSNLSAKNLMRIFTGKITNWRQVGGKNLPIIVINRSRGSGTRTIFEDLILQGKEAINSQEQDSNGTVKKIVSSTPGTISYISFPYANDSHIQKLSINQVKPVNHNILTNKWPLWAYEHMYTKGKPSKSTAAFIDYVLSEKVQKNLVPKTGYLSIHEMKVSRDSKNKITKIGDPHEQK comes from the coding sequence ATGCGTAAAAATAACTTGGGCAGTTTATTAACCTTGATTTTGTTTGTTCCACTTTTATTAGTGGGATGTAGTAAAGATCAAGCCAAAATTACGGTTGTTGGTGCTAGTAGCGTTCAGCCACTAGTCGAACAGGCAGGTAATGATTATCATCTTGCTCATCTAAGTAGTAACATTGTCGTACAAGGCGGCGGCTCAGGAACCGGACTAAGTCAAGTTCAGGCTGGTGCTGTTGAAATTGGTACCGCTGATGTATTCGCCGAAACACAACCGGGAATTAATGCTCGGAAGTTAGTTGATCATCAAATTGCGGTAGTAGGGATAGTTCCAATTGCCAATAAGGATGTTGGTGTTAGCAATTTGTCGGCTAAAAATTTAATGCGAATTTTCACTGGTAAAATCACTAATTGGCGGCAAGTGGGTGGCAAGAATTTGCCAATCATTGTCATTAATCGTTCTCGTGGTAGTGGTACTAGGACAATTTTTGAAGATTTAATTTTGCAAGGTAAAGAGGCAATTAATTCACAAGAGCAAGACTCTAATGGGACAGTCAAAAAGATTGTCAGTTCTACTCCAGGGACGATCTCATACATTTCTTTTCCTTATGCTAATGATTCACATATTCAAAAATTAAGTATTAATCAAGTTAAGCCAGTAAATCATAATATTTTGACTAATAAGTGGCCGCTTTGGGCGTATGAGCATATGTATACTAAGGGTAAACCAAGTAAGTCAACTGCTGCGTTTATTGACTATGTGCTAAGTGAAAAAGTCCAGAAAAATTTGGTTCCTAAGACTGGTTACTTGAGTATTCATGAAATGAAAGTATCACGTGATAGCAAAAATAAAATTACAAAAATAGGTGATCCACATGAGCAAAAATAA
- the rpmG gene encoding 50S ribosomal protein L33, translated as MVVKKASLACSVCGSRNYSITTSKNRTQRLELNKFCKHCGKKTLHKETR; from the coding sequence ATGGTAGTGAAAAAAGCATCTTTGGCTTGCAGCGTTTGCGGCTCGCGTAACTATTCAATTACCACCAGTAAGAATCGCACACAGCGGCTTGAGCTCAATAAATTTTGTAAGCATTGTGGTAAAAAAACTCTGCATAAGGAAACGAGGTAA
- the secE gene encoding preprotein translocase subunit SecE, whose product MIKFLKSVGHEMKLVTWPTAKQNRHDTAIVVGTSILFAVYLGALDLLFSSLTQIVM is encoded by the coding sequence GTGATTAAATTTTTAAAGAGTGTTGGACATGAGATGAAATTGGTAACTTGGCCAACAGCTAAGCAAAATCGCCATGATACTGCAATTGTGGTTGGTACTTCAATCTTGTTTGCGGTATATTTAGGTGCATTGGATTTGTTATTTAGCAGTCTGACACAGATAGTGATGTAA
- the rplA gene encoding 50S ribosomal protein L1 codes for MPKHGKKYSEAAKKVDSKKLYSIAEAMKLVKETSYANFDASVEVSYDLSVDPKQADQQIRGSLVLPNGTGKTQKVVVFAEGPQAEEAKAAGADEVGSDDLVEKVQNGYLDFDVVVATPMMMAKVGRLGRVLGPKGLMPNPKTGTVTMDIEKAVKNVKAGQVEYRVDRQAAIHAAIGKVSFTDEQLIENFNALRDVILRARPSAAKGQYIKGVAVAATFGPGIKLDPLNLE; via the coding sequence ATGCCAAAGCATGGTAAAAAGTATTCAGAAGCTGCTAAAAAAGTAGATTCAAAGAAATTATATTCAATTGCCGAAGCAATGAAGTTAGTTAAAGAAACTTCATATGCAAACTTCGATGCTTCAGTAGAGGTCTCATACGACTTGAGTGTTGATCCAAAGCAAGCTGACCAACAAATCCGTGGTTCACTTGTGTTGCCTAACGGTACTGGTAAGACCCAAAAAGTAGTAGTCTTTGCTGAAGGTCCACAAGCTGAAGAAGCCAAGGCTGCCGGTGCTGATGAAGTCGGTTCAGATGACTTAGTTGAAAAAGTTCAAAATGGCTACTTAGACTTTGATGTTGTTGTTGCAACACCAATGATGATGGCTAAAGTAGGACGTTTGGGTAGAGTATTGGGACCTAAAGGTTTAATGCCGAACCCGAAGACTGGTACAGTTACTATGGACATTGAAAAGGCTGTTAAGAACGTTAAGGCCGGTCAGGTTGAATACCGCGTTGACCGTCAAGCCGCTATTCACGCAGCTATTGGTAAAGTTTCATTTACTGACGAACAATTAATTGAAAACTTTAACGCATTGCGTGATGTTATTTTACGTGCTCGTCCATCAGCTGCTAAAGGTCAATACATTAAGGGAGTAGCCGTTGCTGCAACCTTTGGCCCAGGGATTAAGCTTGATCCACTAAACTTAGAATAA
- the rlmB gene encoding 23S rRNA (guanosine(2251)-2'-O)-methyltransferase RlmB has translation MTSTEQDFVFGKHAGLDFLKTQSAQRINKVFLQEGVQESFANEVFSLAKPKGIVVQTVPKNKLDRLVQGGNHQGLVLTIASFEYADLDELLNQFEDEDKRPFLLMLDSIEDPHNLGSILRSADATGVDGIIIPKRHATGLTSVVAKTSTGAIDYVPVARVNNLVQTSQMLKKRGYWLFGTDMQGTDYRQWDANGKTVLVIGNEGKGISRLLKEQMDQMLTLPMRGHVQSLNASVATGVLLYQMLDSRVTK, from the coding sequence ATGACTTCAACTGAGCAAGATTTTGTATTTGGTAAACATGCAGGTTTAGATTTTTTAAAGACTCAATCAGCGCAGCGGATTAATAAGGTGTTTTTACAAGAGGGCGTTCAGGAAAGTTTTGCTAACGAAGTGTTTTCCTTGGCTAAACCAAAGGGCATCGTAGTGCAAACTGTGCCTAAGAATAAGCTAGATCGGTTAGTGCAAGGTGGTAATCATCAAGGTTTGGTCTTGACTATTGCTAGCTTTGAATATGCAGACTTAGATGAATTGCTAAATCAATTTGAAGACGAGGATAAGCGTCCCTTTTTATTAATGCTTGATTCAATTGAAGATCCGCATAATTTGGGTTCGATTTTGCGTTCAGCAGATGCTACTGGAGTTGATGGGATTATTATTCCTAAGCGTCACGCTACTGGATTAACTTCGGTGGTTGCCAAGACATCGACTGGGGCAATTGATTATGTACCAGTTGCCAGGGTCAATAACTTAGTCCAGACTAGTCAAATGCTAAAAAAGCGTGGTTATTGGCTTTTTGGCACTGATATGCAAGGAACAGATTATCGGCAATGGGATGCTAATGGTAAGACAGTGCTGGTGATTGGTAATGAAGGTAAGGGTATCTCCAGATTGCTAAAAGAGCAAATGGATCAAATGCTGACTCTGCCAATGCGTGGACATGTCCAGTCACTTAACGCTAGTGTGGCAACTGGGGTGTTGCTGTACCAGATGCTTGATAGTCGTGTAACTAAATAA
- the pstA gene encoding phosphate ABC transporter permease PstA, with protein sequence MNSKRNDRIATGVIYFLVGLVILLLIGIIGNILLSGVPHLSWDFLTKASSSFEAGGGIRDQLFNSLYLLVLTLLISLPIALGAAIYLAEYAADTWLTRLIRTTIEILSSLPSIVVGLFGYLVFVVQFGLGFSIIAGALALTFFNLPILTSNIEQAINGVPQAQREAGWALGLSNWKTIRGIVLPAALPGIITGVILSAGRVFGEAAALIYTAGQSGSTIDYANWNIFSPTSFLNVMRPAETLAVHIWKVNTEGIVPDVNVVSAATSALLIIVVIIFNFGARALGNWLYKRLTAAKAK encoded by the coding sequence ATGAATTCAAAAAGGAACGATCGTATAGCGACTGGTGTTATTTATTTCTTAGTTGGGTTAGTAATTCTATTATTAATTGGAATTATTGGTAATATTTTATTGTCGGGTGTGCCACATTTGTCATGGGACTTCTTGACTAAGGCATCATCGTCGTTTGAAGCAGGCGGCGGGATTCGGGATCAATTGTTTAACTCACTATATCTATTAGTCTTAACCTTATTAATTTCGTTACCCATTGCCTTAGGGGCAGCAATTTATTTGGCTGAATATGCGGCAGATACTTGGCTAACCAGGTTAATTCGTACGACAATCGAGATTCTAAGTTCGCTACCATCAATTGTTGTTGGATTATTTGGCTACTTAGTTTTTGTCGTTCAGTTTGGACTCGGCTTTTCGATTATTGCTGGTGCTCTTGCATTAACTTTTTTTAATTTGCCGATTTTGACTAGCAATATTGAACAGGCGATTAATGGTGTGCCACAAGCTCAGCGTGAAGCGGGCTGGGCGTTAGGTTTATCTAATTGGAAAACGATTCGCGGGATTGTCTTGCCAGCAGCTTTACCTGGAATAATTACCGGGGTTATCTTGAGTGCTGGAAGAGTTTTTGGTGAAGCAGCTGCCTTGATATATACGGCTGGTCAAAGTGGGTCTACAATCGATTATGCTAATTGGAATATCTTTAGTCCAACGAGCTTTCTTAATGTGATGCGTCCAGCTGAAACGTTGGCAGTTCATATCTGGAAAGTAAATACTGAGGGAATTGTTCCTGATGTTAATGTGGTTTCGGCAGCGACTTCTGCTTTGTTAATCATCGTAGTCATCATTTTTAACTTTGGTGCACGTGCTTTAGGTAACTGGCTATATAAGCGGTTAACAGCGGCTAAGGCAAAGTAA
- a CDS encoding peptide ABC transporter substrate-binding protein produces the protein MKYKFLLTLLASSAVLLAGCGHEQQSSTSAKPAQKLTLMQTSDLLSLDTSEHADLPTWNTLENSMEGLYKANSQHEPAPAMATKVVKPTNHGLTYTFNLRKDAKWSNGEPVSAKDFVASWRRSVSPKSKSGYNYIFSGVKNADDITAGKKPVSSLGVSALDDHTLRVQLEHPMPYFDKMMVMPAFFPENRTALRKFKTKYGTKSKYLYYNGAFKVTKWDGSNDSWVLKPNKYYYAKKKVHLTSLKYLVVKDANTAHELFERNKLDDATITGVTAKELQGDKNIVHERKAGNYYLRVNLRGGQPLTNQKMRQAISLVLDRKALTKNVLADGSLPAYTYTAKDLANDPTSNKDFATETTPKDKYNVAKAKKLWQAGLKESHLSKTVNLELLGDDQTITKNVAQFLQDSLEKHLPKVKVEIRNIPEKAVSSETSNGKFSLGQTLWLADYSDPISFMDILSSSNPQNKGKYHNQKFDKLYHAASLASEPKVYWSKLRQMQQQLNQTMPVIPLYQMVESHLVNPKLKGVLRHPVGEDDYTRAYFQ, from the coding sequence ATGAAGTATAAATTTTTATTGACATTACTAGCTAGTTCAGCAGTTTTATTAGCTGGTTGTGGACATGAACAGCAATCAAGTACTAGTGCTAAGCCTGCTCAAAAGCTGACATTAATGCAGACTAGTGATTTATTATCACTAGATACTTCTGAACATGCAGATTTGCCAACTTGGAATACCTTAGAGAATTCAATGGAGGGGCTTTATAAAGCAAATAGTCAGCACGAGCCAGCTCCTGCAATGGCAACTAAAGTAGTTAAACCAACTAATCATGGCTTAACCTACACTTTTAATTTACGCAAAGATGCAAAATGGAGTAACGGTGAGCCAGTTAGTGCTAAGGATTTCGTTGCTTCTTGGCGGCGGTCAGTTTCACCTAAGTCCAAATCAGGCTACAATTATATTTTTTCTGGAGTAAAGAATGCCGATGACATTACTGCTGGCAAGAAACCTGTTAGCAGCTTGGGAGTGTCTGCACTTGATGATCATACTTTACGAGTACAATTGGAACACCCAATGCCATATTTTGATAAGATGATGGTGATGCCAGCGTTTTTCCCAGAGAATCGCACGGCTTTAAGGAAATTTAAAACTAAGTATGGTACCAAGTCAAAGTATCTCTATTATAATGGTGCCTTTAAGGTTACTAAGTGGGATGGGTCAAATGATAGTTGGGTATTAAAGCCAAACAAATATTACTATGCTAAGAAAAAAGTGCATTTAACTAGTTTAAAGTATTTAGTTGTTAAGGATGCTAATACTGCACATGAATTATTTGAACGTAACAAGTTAGATGATGCAACCATTACTGGTGTGACAGCAAAAGAATTGCAAGGCGACAAAAATATTGTCCATGAACGTAAAGCCGGCAATTATTATTTGCGGGTTAACTTGCGCGGTGGGCAACCTTTAACTAATCAAAAGATGCGTCAGGCAATTAGCCTAGTGCTAGATCGCAAGGCGCTAACTAAAAATGTGTTGGCAGATGGTTCACTGCCAGCTTATACTTATACTGCTAAAGATTTGGCTAATGATCCTACTAGTAACAAGGATTTCGCTACAGAAACCACACCTAAGGACAAATACAATGTTGCTAAGGCTAAAAAGCTTTGGCAAGCAGGGCTAAAAGAAAGCCATTTAAGTAAGACAGTTAATTTAGAACTACTAGGTGATGATCAAACGATTACTAAGAATGTTGCACAATTTTTGCAAGATTCGCTTGAGAAGCATTTACCTAAAGTTAAGGTAGAAATCCGCAATATACCTGAAAAGGCGGTATCTAGTGAAACTAGTAATGGTAAGTTCTCATTGGGACAAACATTGTGGCTTGCTGATTATTCTGATCCAATTAGTTTTATGGATATTTTGAGTAGCAGTAATCCGCAAAATAAGGGTAAATACCATAATCAAAAATTTGATAAACTTTACCATGCTGCTAGTCTTGCCAGTGAACCAAAAGTTTATTGGTCAAAATTACGCCAGATGCAGCAGCAATTAAACCAAACTATGCCAGTTATTCCACTATATCAAATGGTTGAAAGCCACCTTGTTAATCCTAAACTAAAGGGTGTCTTGCGCCATCCAGTTGGTGAAGACGACTACACAAGAGCATATTTCCAATAA
- the pstC gene encoding phosphate ABC transporter permease subunit PstC — MSKNKQDLQEVVEQAIAEQKVPHVKFKKTAPQNVDVAKLTKASKETRQERWGKGLTFLAIILIGILIIAIIGFVGMHGLATFTSDKVNIGHFLFSSEWNPSAGSSHVGAGAMIVTSFAVTLLAALIATPFAIAVALFMTEFELGKRSSLLQSVMELLVGIPSVVYGFLGLTVVVPAIRTIFGGTGFGILAATLILFVMVLPTITSLTVDAFKAVPKELRKSSAALGATRWQTIYHVVLRAARSRILTAIIFGMARAFGEALAVQMVIGNAVLMPANLVSPSATLTSQLTSQMGNTVMGTLPNNALWSLALLLLAMSLFFNFLVRLIGKRS, encoded by the coding sequence ATGAGCAAAAATAAGCAGGACTTACAGGAAGTTGTTGAACAAGCGATTGCTGAGCAAAAGGTGCCGCATGTTAAATTTAAAAAGACAGCTCCACAAAATGTAGATGTTGCGAAGTTAACTAAAGCTTCAAAGGAAACTCGTCAGGAACGCTGGGGTAAAGGGCTGACTTTCTTGGCGATAATTTTAATTGGTATTTTGATCATTGCGATTATTGGCTTTGTCGGGATGCATGGCCTGGCAACTTTTACTAGTGACAAAGTAAATATTGGGCACTTTTTATTTTCAAGCGAATGGAATCCCAGTGCTGGCAGTAGTCATGTTGGTGCTGGCGCGATGATTGTTACGTCGTTTGCCGTCACTTTGCTGGCTGCACTAATCGCTACCCCCTTTGCGATTGCTGTTGCCTTATTTATGACAGAATTTGAATTAGGAAAAAGATCTAGTTTGTTACAGTCGGTAATGGAGCTGTTAGTTGGTATTCCGTCAGTAGTTTATGGCTTTTTGGGATTAACTGTAGTAGTACCAGCGATTAGAACTATCTTTGGTGGTACTGGTTTTGGTATTTTAGCCGCAACTTTAATTTTATTTGTTATGGTATTACCAACAATTACTTCACTAACTGTTGATGCCTTTAAAGCTGTCCCTAAAGAATTACGCAAGTCATCAGCAGCTTTAGGGGCAACTAGATGGCAGACAATTTATCATGTGGTGCTGCGAGCTGCGCGTTCACGAATTTTGACTGCAATTATTTTTGGAATGGCGCGTGCCTTTGGTGAAGCCTTGGCTGTTCAAATGGTAATTGGGAACGCAGTGCTAATGCCGGCTAACCTAGTTAGTCCATCAGCCACGTTAACTAGTCAATTGACTAGCCAAATGGGGAATACGGTTATGGGAACTTTACCTAACAATGCTCTTTGGTCACTAGCGTTGCTGTTATTAGCAATGTCGTTATTTTTCAACTTCTTGGTACGCTTGATTGGAAAGAGGAGCTAA
- the rplK gene encoding 50S ribosomal protein L11 yields the protein MAKKVINVVKLQIPAGAATPAPPVGPALGQAGINIVGFTKDFNARTADQKGMIIPVVITVYEDRSFEFITKTPPAPVLLKQAANLEKASGEPNTKKVGKVTKDQVKEIAETKMKDLNAADVEAAMRMIEGTARSMGIEVAD from the coding sequence GTGGCAAAGAAAGTTATTAATGTTGTCAAATTACAAATCCCAGCTGGTGCTGCAACACCTGCACCTCCAGTTGGTCCTGCTTTAGGTCAAGCGGGGATTAACATTGTTGGTTTTACTAAGGACTTCAATGCTAGAACAGCTGACCAAAAGGGCATGATTATTCCTGTAGTCATCACAGTTTATGAAGATCGTTCATTCGAATTCATTACTAAGACTCCACCAGCTCCAGTGCTTTTGAAGCAAGCTGCTAACCTTGAAAAGGCTTCAGGTGAACCAAATACCAAGAAAGTTGGTAAGGTAACCAAGGACCAAGTTAAGGAAATAGCCGAAACTAAGATGAAGGATCTCAACGCTGCAGATGTTGAAGCTGCTATGCGGATGATCGAAGGTACTGCTAGAAGCATGGGTATCGAAGTCGCAGACTAA
- the nusG gene encoding transcription termination/antitermination protein NusG: MVETTKKQWFVLHTYSGYEDKVKSDLLSRAQTMGMQDYIFRVMVPEQEKIETVKDKKKQVEEKIFPGYVLVEMVMTDESWFVVRNTPNVTGFVGSHGGGSKPSPLLEEEVNRLLRQQGEPAKRAQIDFEVGETVTIIDGAFNGVEGKITEIQPDKYKLFVSVDMFGRETTTELDYEQVKKID, from the coding sequence ATGGTTGAAACAACGAAAAAGCAATGGTTTGTATTGCATACTTATTCAGGTTATGAAGATAAGGTTAAGTCCGACCTGTTATCACGTGCGCAAACCATGGGAATGCAAGATTATATTTTTCGAGTAATGGTACCGGAACAAGAAAAGATTGAAACGGTTAAAGATAAGAAAAAACAAGTCGAAGAGAAGATTTTTCCAGGGTATGTTTTGGTGGAAATGGTAATGACTGATGAAAGTTGGTTTGTAGTTCGTAACACACCTAATGTTACTGGGTTTGTCGGCTCTCACGGTGGTGGTTCTAAGCCTTCACCGCTACTTGAAGAAGAAGTCAATCGCTTATTGCGCCAGCAAGGTGAACCGGCCAAAAGAGCTCAAATTGATTTTGAAGTGGGCGAGACAGTCACGATTATCGATGGTGCCTTTAATGGTGTTGAAGGCAAGATTACAGAAATTCAGCCTGATAAGTATAAATTATTTGTTTCAGTAGATATGTTTGGTCGAGAAACTACGACTGAACTTGATTATGAGCAAGTTAAAAAGATTGACTAG